In a genomic window of Narcine bancroftii isolate sNarBan1 chromosome 7, sNarBan1.hap1, whole genome shotgun sequence:
- the sft2d2a gene encoding SFT2 domain containing 2a codes for MDKLKKVLNGEDSTDDRGALNEVIEGSSLGWGTRVKGFLVCFAAGILCSILGVCFLWIPKRGLILFAVFYSIGNISSIGSTLFLMGPVKQLKRMFEPTRLIATIVMLVCLACTLCSAFWWKKAGLALIFCVLQFFAMAWYSISYIPFARDAVIKCFTSCLA; via the exons ATGGACAAGCTGAAGAAGGTGTTGAACGGGGAGGATTCGACGGACGACCGAGGCGCTCTGAACGAG gtAATTGAAGGAAGCTCTTTAGGATGGGGAACCCGGGTGAAAGGTTTTCTTGTCTGCTTTGCAGCTGGCATTCTTTGCTCTATTTTG GGTGTGTGCTTTCTGTGGATTCCAAAAAGAGGGTTAATACTTTTCGCTGTCTTTTATAGCATTGGGAACATATCATCCATTGGTAG TACGTTGTTCTTGATGGGACCTGTCAAACAATTAAAAAGGATGTTTGAGCCCACTCGATTGATTGCGACCATTGTTATGCTT GTTTGCCTTGCATGTACACTATGCTCAGCATTTTGG TGGAAAAAAGCAGGTCTTGCTTTAATATTCTGTGTGTTGCAGTTCTTTGCAATGGCCTG GTATAGTATTTCATATATTCCATTTGCAAG AGATGCAGTGATAAAATGCTTCACATCATGTTTGGCATGA